One genomic segment of Hydrocarboniclastica marina includes these proteins:
- the lolD gene encoding lipoprotein-releasing ABC transporter ATP-binding protein LolD produces MNNQLIIDCRGVAKTYDEGAGELTVFHDIDLQLHAGETLAIIGSSGAGKTTLLNMLGGLDKPSRGEVWVAGENLHAMREKPRSRFRNKTLGFVYQFHHLLPEFSALENVAMPCLLGGMSVSEATQRARALLTQVGLAPRLKHKPGELSGGERQRVAIARALVNQPRCVLMDEPTGNLDEQTADQVQALIQELTEELQTAFVVVTHDHRLARRMQRVSRLDHGRLVFDAVAGEA; encoded by the coding sequence ATGAATAATCAGCTTATTATTGACTGCAGGGGCGTCGCCAAGACCTACGACGAGGGCGCCGGCGAGCTGACCGTCTTCCACGACATCGACCTGCAGCTTCACGCCGGCGAAACCCTTGCGATCATCGGCAGCTCAGGGGCAGGGAAGACGACACTGCTCAACATGCTGGGCGGGCTGGACAAGCCCAGCCGGGGCGAGGTCTGGGTTGCCGGTGAGAATCTGCACGCCATGCGCGAAAAGCCGCGGTCAAGGTTTCGCAACAAGACCCTGGGGTTTGTCTATCAGTTTCACCACCTTCTGCCAGAGTTTTCAGCGCTGGAAAACGTTGCCATGCCGTGTCTGCTGGGCGGAATGTCGGTGTCGGAAGCCACGCAGCGAGCCCGCGCGCTACTGACGCAGGTAGGGCTGGCGCCCAGGCTGAAACACAAGCCGGGTGAACTCTCCGGCGGCGAGCGTCAGCGGGTCGCTATCGCACGGGCGCTGGTCAACCAGCCCCGCTGTGTGCTCATGGACGAGCCCACAGGAAATCTCGACGAGCAGACCGCAGACCAGGTGCAGGCGCTGATTCAGGAGCTGACTGAAGAGCTACAGACGGCGTTTGTGGTGGTCACCCATGACCACCGTCTCGCCCGCCGTATGCAGCGGGTCAGCCGGCTGGATCACGGTCGTCTGGTGTTTGACGCGGTCGCCGGCGAAGCGTGA
- the lpxK gene encoding tetraacyldisaccharide 4'-kinase: protein MAGKLTAWVERFWYQRQQAPLGLRPFSALFGALARRRRDRFALPGNQYQSPLPVVVVGNITVGGTGKSPLTAWLVEVLRRHGYSPVIVTRGYGGAAKNAPLMVTPTTDVMACGDEALMLARQCQVPVVVDPDRARAAAWATAEGLGNILVCDDGLQHYRLARDIELAVFDGARGAGNGALLPVGPLREPLQRLASATAVIVNGEPWHPSFDAIRQHAPAFFRMSLQPQRMRHLLSGEIQAPDYFRGQTVHGVAGIGNPSRFFKTLEALGVRVSEHVFPDHHRFSAADIVDDGLPVVMTAKDSVKCESFARPNWWVLEVAAAPEEALEQLLMKTLKTAT from the coding sequence GTGGCCGGTAAGCTCACAGCCTGGGTTGAGCGGTTCTGGTACCAACGCCAGCAGGCACCACTTGGCCTGCGACCCTTCAGTGCCCTGTTCGGCGCACTGGCCCGGCGGCGGCGCGACAGGTTCGCACTACCGGGCAACCAGTACCAAAGTCCGTTGCCCGTTGTTGTGGTTGGCAACATTACGGTCGGTGGGACCGGGAAATCGCCACTCACCGCCTGGCTGGTAGAGGTACTGCGCCGCCACGGCTACAGCCCCGTCATCGTCACCCGCGGGTATGGCGGCGCAGCCAAGAACGCGCCGCTCATGGTCACGCCCACGACCGATGTCATGGCGTGTGGTGACGAAGCGCTGATGCTGGCGCGCCAGTGCCAGGTGCCGGTCGTGGTGGACCCTGACCGGGCGCGTGCCGCCGCTTGGGCGACGGCAGAAGGGCTTGGCAATATACTGGTCTGTGATGATGGGCTGCAGCACTACCGCCTGGCACGGGACATCGAGCTGGCGGTGTTTGACGGCGCACGAGGCGCCGGCAATGGCGCACTTCTGCCAGTGGGGCCGCTGCGTGAACCATTACAGCGACTCGCTTCTGCCACCGCCGTGATAGTCAATGGTGAGCCCTGGCACCCCAGCTTTGACGCAATCCGGCAGCACGCCCCGGCATTTTTCCGGATGAGCCTGCAGCCACAGCGTATGCGTCATCTGCTGTCAGGCGAGATTCAGGCGCCGGACTATTTTCGGGGCCAGACCGTTCACGGCGTTGCCGGTATTGGCAATCCGTCTCGCTTTTTCAAGACGCTTGAGGCGCTGGGTGTCCGGGTAAGTGAACATGTCTTTCCCGACCATCATCGGTTTAGCGCGGCAGACATCGTCGATGATGGCCTGCCGGTGGTGATGACGGCCAAGGACAGCGTCAAATGCGAGTCATTTGCGCGCCCGAACTGGTGGGTGCTGGAGGTTGCCGCGGCGCCGGAAGAAGCGCTGGAACAGCTTTTGATGAAGACACTTAAAACCGCGACCTGA
- a CDS encoding PilZ domain-containing protein yields the protein MPESPTHNRREYFRVEDQLGLECRRIEPDQDVRDLFEDQTTLGLHQELRRIDQEVRQQLATLSEQDRNLAAVLKTFNHKLDTLARIMAFEQKPLQPQQWHSVTLSEGGVAFALDAPELRPGDCLGLRLTLLPDLQRVSVKGSVVEKAAEPDPRMVHVAFIELSDTDRQVIARHVLRVQARQRQESRQFL from the coding sequence ATGCCCGAGTCACCAACGCACAACCGCCGAGAGTACTTCCGCGTCGAGGATCAACTGGGGCTCGAGTGCCGCCGGATTGAGCCGGACCAGGATGTCCGCGATCTGTTTGAAGACCAGACCACGCTAGGGCTGCACCAGGAACTACGCCGCATTGACCAGGAAGTTCGCCAGCAGTTGGCTACGCTCTCCGAGCAGGACAGGAATCTTGCGGCGGTGCTGAAGACGTTCAACCATAAGCTCGACACGCTGGCGCGCATTATGGCCTTTGAACAAAAACCGTTGCAACCGCAGCAGTGGCACAGTGTCACCCTGAGCGAAGGCGGCGTTGCGTTCGCACTCGATGCCCCCGAACTGCGGCCGGGTGATTGCCTGGGGCTCCGGCTTACCCTGCTTCCCGATTTACAACGGGTCTCGGTGAAGGGCAGCGTAGTGGAAAAAGCTGCAGAGCCAGACCCCCGGATGGTCCATGTGGCTTTTATCGAACTGTCCGACACCGACCGCCAAGTCATTGCCCGCCATGTGCTGCGTGTTCAAGCCAGGCAGCGCCAGGAATCCCGACAGTTTCTGTAA
- a CDS encoding Trm112 family protein, with product MDKKLLSLLACPLCKGELIYDREKSELICRGDGMAFPIRDDIPVMLASEARTLTTDERLSKR from the coding sequence ATGGACAAAAAGCTACTCAGTCTTCTCGCGTGCCCTTTGTGCAAGGGTGAACTCATCTACGACCGCGAAAAGTCAGAGCTCATCTGCCGGGGTGATGGCATGGCCTTTCCCATCCGGGACGACATACCGGTCATGCTGGCCTCCGAGGCGCGAACGCTAACCACGGATGAGCGTCTTTCCAAACGCTGA
- a CDS encoding agmatine deiminase family protein: MGYQTINRPTQLNASTTLTTDFRLPAEWTRQGAVMLTWPHAGTDWVSRLAEVTPVFEAIAHAVLRRQDLLVSCEDAAEAQRLQRCFDQWTESESLPGRARVLNAPADDTWARDHGPMVVLEAQSGQVPGHRRARVLDFAFNAWGGKFPWEKDNQLNARLAAHGVFGGAPLYEVDMILEGGSIETDGAGTLLTTAECLLAPTRNPGMDRAAVEGRLGELLGFDRFLWLENGYLAGDDTDSHIDTLARFCSAQCICYVRCDDPTDEHYPALSAMEAELKQFRQRDGKPYELIALPWPDAVFDEDGERLPATYANFLIINDAVLLPVYGVRQDDDAITALKQCFPTREIVAINCRPLVAQHGSLHCVTMQIPEGAWTPIGGDNSV, encoded by the coding sequence ATGGGATACCAGACCATCAACCGCCCAACCCAACTCAACGCGAGCACGACATTGACTACCGATTTCAGACTTCCCGCCGAATGGACGCGCCAGGGCGCCGTAATGCTGACATGGCCTCATGCTGGTACTGACTGGGTGAGCCGCCTCGCCGAGGTCACTCCAGTGTTTGAGGCGATCGCCCATGCAGTGCTTCGCCGCCAGGACCTGCTGGTCAGCTGTGAAGACGCCGCTGAAGCCCAGCGCCTGCAACGCTGTTTTGATCAGTGGACCGAGTCTGAATCGCTACCGGGTCGCGCCCGGGTATTAAACGCTCCAGCAGACGACACCTGGGCTCGGGACCATGGGCCGATGGTCGTCCTTGAGGCTCAGAGCGGACAGGTGCCCGGGCACCGGCGCGCGCGCGTGCTGGACTTTGCCTTCAACGCCTGGGGCGGCAAGTTTCCCTGGGAGAAAGACAATCAGCTCAACGCCCGGCTGGCAGCTCACGGCGTGTTCGGCGGTGCTCCCCTGTACGAGGTTGATATGATTCTCGAGGGTGGCTCCATCGAGACCGACGGTGCCGGAACCCTGCTGACGACGGCAGAGTGCCTGCTGGCTCCCACCCGGAACCCGGGTATGGATCGGGCTGCGGTTGAAGGCCGTCTGGGCGAACTGCTGGGCTTCGATCGGTTTCTCTGGCTGGAAAATGGCTATCTTGCCGGCGACGACACCGACAGCCACATCGACACCCTGGCACGCTTCTGTTCCGCGCAATGCATCTGCTATGTGCGCTGTGACGACCCGACGGACGAACACTATCCGGCGCTCAGCGCCATGGAGGCCGAGCTCAAGCAATTCCGGCAGCGTGACGGCAAGCCTTACGAGCTTATTGCCCTGCCCTGGCCTGATGCGGTCTTTGACGAGGATGGCGAAAGGCTGCCCGCCACTTACGCGAACTTCCTGATCATTAATGACGCCGTGCTGCTGCCCGTTTACGGCGTTCGCCAGGACGACGATGCGATCACTGCACTGAAGCAGTGCTTCCCGACCCGCGAAATTGTTGCCATCAACTGTCGGCCGCTTGTCGCTCAACATGGCAGCCTTCACTGTGTAACGATGCAGATTCCTGAGGGAGCCTGGACACCTATCGGAGGAGATAATTCAGTATGA
- a CDS encoding DNA internalization-related competence protein ComEC/Rec2, giving the protein MRAWMLATLGGAIIIYGPGWAPALAQPAAVAAAAAVLGTFAIVLRPCLPQGYGYIRVAYCLMVLLCGVMTGVGWTAWNAQQRLAVSFPQSLEQQELRVSGYSCSVPAWGAWRSVRQDFCVTRWHDADRPGDSLSADMLPLPARLRLARYGAEKRFALRGPATLDVSLKRPHGSVNPAGFRYETWLYRQGYLATGTIRAIVPQTTATSDFSPVGGHLPEVASEPAAMPCALTCRYHQLRLELIERLSQKSAGMTYAGLFESLLFGSRGQLQPEDWTVLRTTGTSHLVAISGLHIGLVAAMVAFIARLVLLRTVGDRFGPKLAPRLLFVLVCLATGAYALLAGFTVPTQRALVMVIVAGLVLLNGGMRRAWDGWILAAFLVLLLDPFALLDMGFWLSFGAVACLILVFSGRLAPPRPWQSLLLAQLAITLGLWPITTFLGLPVAPLGFLANLFAIPWLSLVVMPVVVLAGPLVLWGNPVTAYWAGVAVDTVLGILWQLLSYLAEQSVGLDSGFPAIGLPLVLLTVMALLPILLPVGSAYRIVAVAVTLMLLFRLTAEPRSNAPVDVPQMVVLDVGQGLSVLLRDGERAMLYDTGPSAGGFSAAESQVLPTLSALGVRKLDQLVLSHSDGDHAGNWRWVAAQLEPETIASGEDEVLGSPVMPCGILSGQRVGRWQLEAWRAAHPASSNESSCVVEASVGDYRVLLSGDMSAVHEAEWLNARHSREPVDVVIAPHHGSKSSSTEQFVAVLNPRYALFSAGYRNRYGHPHPDVVGRYRRYGSEVLSSAGLGAVTFGFVPNNLQVHVERDNAAFWILPPEW; this is encoded by the coding sequence GTGCGTGCATGGATGCTCGCGACGCTCGGCGGGGCAATCATAATCTATGGCCCTGGCTGGGCACCAGCTTTGGCTCAACCCGCGGCTGTAGCCGCCGCCGCGGCGGTGCTCGGTACTTTCGCTATTGTGCTACGCCCCTGCTTACCACAGGGTTACGGTTACATCAGGGTTGCTTATTGCCTCATGGTGTTGCTCTGCGGGGTCATGACAGGGGTGGGCTGGACCGCGTGGAACGCCCAGCAGCGCCTGGCAGTGTCATTCCCTCAATCGCTGGAGCAGCAGGAGCTCCGGGTCTCGGGCTATAGCTGCTCGGTGCCGGCATGGGGCGCGTGGCGTTCGGTTCGCCAGGACTTCTGTGTAACCCGGTGGCACGATGCAGACCGCCCGGGTGACTCTTTATCAGCCGACATGCTGCCGCTGCCAGCCCGACTGAGGCTGGCCCGGTACGGCGCCGAAAAGCGCTTTGCCCTGCGCGGGCCAGCGACACTGGATGTCTCTCTCAAGCGACCGCACGGCAGCGTTAACCCGGCAGGCTTCCGCTACGAAACCTGGTTGTACCGGCAGGGCTATCTCGCGACCGGGACCATCCGCGCCATCGTACCGCAAACCACCGCCACCTCAGACTTTTCCCCTGTCGGTGGGCACCTCCCGGAGGTCGCATCTGAGCCTGCAGCGATGCCCTGCGCACTCACATGCCGCTATCATCAGCTTCGTCTTGAGCTTATAGAGCGACTGAGCCAAAAATCGGCTGGGATGACCTACGCGGGGCTGTTTGAATCGCTCCTGTTTGGCAGCCGCGGCCAACTCCAGCCGGAGGACTGGACAGTGCTTCGCACAACGGGCACCTCCCATCTGGTTGCTATATCCGGGCTCCACATCGGGCTGGTCGCTGCAATGGTTGCCTTTATCGCCAGGCTCGTGCTGTTGCGTACTGTCGGGGACCGGTTCGGGCCAAAACTCGCCCCCAGGCTGCTGTTCGTGCTGGTCTGCCTGGCTACGGGTGCGTATGCGCTATTGGCCGGCTTCACGGTGCCTACCCAACGGGCGCTGGTCATGGTCATTGTGGCCGGGCTTGTACTGCTCAATGGCGGCATGCGACGGGCCTGGGATGGCTGGATACTGGCAGCGTTCCTGGTCCTGCTGCTTGACCCTTTTGCATTGCTGGATATGGGGTTCTGGCTATCCTTCGGCGCTGTCGCCTGCCTGATCCTGGTATTTTCCGGTCGGTTGGCCCCGCCGCGACCCTGGCAGAGCCTGTTGCTGGCACAGCTGGCCATTACGCTGGGGCTCTGGCCCATAACGACGTTTCTCGGCCTGCCGGTAGCGCCGCTGGGGTTCCTGGCCAATCTGTTTGCTATCCCGTGGCTTTCGCTGGTTGTTATGCCTGTGGTGGTGCTTGCCGGTCCGCTCGTGTTGTGGGGCAACCCGGTAACTGCGTACTGGGCGGGCGTCGCTGTCGACACCGTACTTGGTATCCTCTGGCAGCTGCTGAGCTACCTTGCCGAGCAGTCAGTTGGCCTGGACAGTGGGTTTCCGGCCATTGGTCTGCCGCTCGTGCTGCTGACTGTTATGGCCTTGCTGCCAATTCTTCTTCCCGTCGGTTCGGCCTACCGGATCGTTGCGGTCGCGGTCACTCTGATGCTGTTGTTCAGACTCACCGCCGAGCCTCGCAGCAATGCGCCAGTTGATGTGCCGCAGATGGTGGTTCTGGATGTAGGGCAGGGGCTGTCGGTGCTGCTGCGGGATGGCGAGCGAGCCATGCTCTACGACACCGGCCCTTCGGCTGGCGGGTTCAGCGCCGCGGAAAGCCAGGTTTTGCCGACGCTCAGCGCCCTCGGTGTGCGCAAGCTCGATCAACTGGTACTTAGCCATAGCGATGGCGATCACGCGGGTAATTGGCGGTGGGTTGCGGCTCAGCTTGAACCAGAGACTATCGCCAGCGGCGAGGATGAAGTCCTCGGGTCTCCCGTTATGCCTTGCGGGATTCTTTCGGGCCAGCGGGTCGGGCGGTGGCAACTTGAAGCCTGGCGGGCAGCGCATCCAGCCAGCAGCAACGAAAGCTCCTGTGTTGTCGAGGCGTCGGTCGGCGATTATCGCGTACTCCTATCAGGGGACATGAGCGCCGTGCACGAGGCCGAATGGCTCAACGCAAGGCATTCCAGGGAGCCGGTCGACGTCGTGATTGCGCCACACCACGGCAGCAAGTCCTCCTCTACTGAACAGTTCGTGGCAGTCCTGAATCCGCGATACGCCCTGTTTTCAGCCGGCTACCGTAATCGCTATGGTCATCCTCATCCGGACGTTGTCGGGCGTTACCGCCGCTACGGCAGCGAAGTTCTGAGCAGTGCCGGACTCGGCGCGGTGACTTTCGGGTTCGTGCCGAACAATTTGCAGGTGCATGTCGAGCGGGACAATGCCGCGTTCTGGATACTTCCGCCCGAGTGGTGA
- a CDS encoding ExbD/TolR family protein: MKFKRQSTEEMSINLTPLIDVVFLLLIFFMVSTTFTRESHLEIVLPEADAEAAEIQADQVDVVITASGDISVNGRPLVDNDAQTLRRAVAEVTEGNNELPFIITADAQTAHELVVRAMDVAGRLGFSKLSITTTRSPRD, translated from the coding sequence GTGAAGTTCAAGCGGCAGTCCACCGAAGAGATGTCTATCAACCTGACGCCACTGATCGATGTGGTGTTTCTGCTGTTGATCTTCTTCATGGTGTCGACCACCTTTACTCGCGAGAGCCACCTTGAGATTGTCCTGCCTGAAGCCGATGCGGAAGCGGCTGAAATACAGGCGGACCAGGTCGATGTGGTGATTACCGCGAGTGGCGACATCTCGGTTAATGGTCGACCGCTGGTGGATAATGATGCCCAGACATTGCGCCGGGCGGTAGCCGAAGTCACAGAAGGGAATAACGAGCTGCCGTTCATAATCACTGCAGATGCGCAAACGGCGCATGAGCTGGTGGTGCGTGCCATGGATGTCGCGGGCCGTCTCGGCTTCTCCAAACTCAGCATTACCACGACCCGCTCCCCCCGGGACTGA
- a CDS encoding DUF2062 domain-containing protein yields MPKRFIKRYMPTPEKIRGLKSLQFLGDILHEPNLWHINRHSVSRAFFIGVFWCFIPMPFQMVAAAALAIWFNGNMPISIALVWISNPLTMPPMFYLNYRLGAWILDRPVEAYAFELSWDWISSRLIDIGIPLYLGSIILATLFACGSYIAIQFIWRRKVRREWRRRRGAQVT; encoded by the coding sequence ATGCCGAAGCGGTTTATCAAGCGATACATGCCTACGCCTGAGAAGATTCGGGGTCTGAAATCCCTGCAATTCCTGGGCGACATCCTGCATGAGCCCAATCTCTGGCATATCAACCGGCACAGCGTTTCGCGCGCCTTTTTCATCGGCGTGTTCTGGTGCTTTATTCCCATGCCCTTTCAGATGGTGGCGGCCGCCGCACTGGCAATCTGGTTCAACGGCAACATGCCGATTTCAATCGCGCTGGTCTGGATCAGTAATCCCCTGACAATGCCACCCATGTTCTACCTGAACTACCGGCTTGGCGCCTGGATTCTCGATCGACCGGTCGAAGCGTACGCCTTTGAGCTTTCATGGGACTGGATCAGCTCCCGGTTGATCGATATCGGTATTCCGCTCTACCTGGGCTCGATAATTCTGGCGACGCTGTTCGCCTGCGGCAGTTATATCGCTATTCAGTTCATCTGGCGGCGCAAAGTGAGGCGGGAATGGCGCCGCCGCCGTGGCGCCCAGGTGACGTAA
- the msbA gene encoding lipid A export permease/ATP-binding protein MsbA, with translation MPRQDSDLPSNWQVYRRLLGYLKPFWGAFALAVVGNALYAVASTGMAAAMEFVIQAIENPTAANRLLVPALIVAVFAVRGVGFFLGTYFISKVGRNIVNLMRTQIFDHLMHLPCRYFDSSSSGHLVSRITYNVEQVTGAATNAVTIMLREGLTVIGLLSYMVYVNWKLTLIFLVLAPVIGGLVSYVSKRFRRLSQKIQSSMGDVTHVAGEAIAGYRVVRVFGGSDYESQRFRKVSHNNLRQSMKMAMTKAISTPVVQILIAFSIALLVWIALAPEVQAGMTTGEFVAFITAATTLAKPIRQLTSVQEQVQKGIAASHDVFLSLDVAVETDTGTHAPERVLGEIEFDQVCFRYQDTLDNVLKDVSFRVEPNSTIAFVGRSGSGKSTLVSLLPRFYEYSSGEIRLDGIPLKSYQLRALRDQIALVNQDVVLFNDTVANNIAYGGLRGVSREDIREAARKAHALEFIDRLPQGLDTEIGDNGIMLSGGQRQRLAIARALLKDAPILILDEATSALDTESERYIQQALEAVMQGRTTLVIAHRLSTVENADQIIVMDDGRVVEAGTHEELIVKKGNYAQLHSMQFSE, from the coding sequence ATGCCCAGACAAGATTCAGACCTCCCGTCAAACTGGCAAGTCTATCGCCGCCTGCTCGGTTATCTTAAACCGTTCTGGGGCGCCTTCGCCCTGGCCGTTGTGGGCAACGCGCTTTACGCCGTCGCGTCGACCGGCATGGCGGCGGCGATGGAGTTTGTGATCCAGGCGATCGAAAATCCCACGGCAGCCAACCGGCTACTGGTTCCGGCGCTTATTGTCGCGGTATTTGCCGTGCGCGGAGTCGGATTCTTCCTGGGCACTTACTTTATCAGTAAAGTCGGCCGCAACATTGTCAACCTGATGCGCACCCAGATCTTTGACCATCTCATGCATTTGCCCTGCCGCTACTTCGACAGCAGCTCCTCCGGACACCTGGTATCGCGCATCACCTATAACGTCGAGCAGGTCACCGGTGCCGCGACCAACGCGGTAACCATCATGCTGCGTGAAGGTCTGACGGTGATCGGCCTGCTCAGCTATATGGTCTACGTGAACTGGAAGCTGACCCTGATTTTCCTGGTCCTCGCGCCAGTCATTGGCGGCCTGGTGAGTTATGTCAGCAAACGCTTCCGCCGGCTGAGTCAGAAGATCCAGAGTTCCATGGGTGATGTCACCCATGTGGCAGGCGAGGCAATCGCCGGGTACCGCGTCGTCCGGGTCTTTGGCGGTAGCGACTATGAGTCCCAACGGTTCAGGAAAGTCAGCCACAACAACCTGCGCCAGAGCATGAAAATGGCCATGACCAAGGCGATAAGCACCCCTGTGGTGCAGATACTCATCGCCTTCTCGATTGCGCTACTGGTCTGGATAGCCCTGGCGCCTGAGGTTCAGGCCGGGATGACCACGGGCGAGTTCGTCGCCTTTATTACGGCCGCGACCACCCTGGCAAAACCTATTCGCCAGCTGACATCGGTACAGGAACAGGTGCAAAAGGGGATAGCCGCCTCCCACGATGTGTTCTTGAGCCTGGACGTCGCCGTTGAGACCGACACTGGCACCCATGCACCCGAGCGTGTTCTCGGTGAGATCGAGTTTGATCAGGTTTGCTTCCGCTACCAGGACACTCTCGATAATGTCCTCAAGGATGTCTCTTTTCGGGTTGAGCCGAACTCCACCATTGCTTTCGTTGGCCGGTCGGGTAGCGGTAAGTCGACGCTGGTTTCGCTGTTGCCGCGTTTCTACGAGTACTCAAGCGGTGAAATCCGCCTTGACGGTATTCCCCTCAAGTCATACCAGCTGCGGGCCCTGCGCGACCAGATTGCCCTGGTTAACCAGGATGTCGTCCTCTTCAATGATACGGTAGCCAACAACATCGCCTACGGTGGCCTGCGCGGCGTGTCCCGTGAGGACATCCGCGAAGCGGCGCGCAAGGCCCATGCCCTGGAATTCATTGATCGACTACCGCAGGGGCTGGATACCGAAATCGGCGACAACGGCATCATGTTGTCGGGTGGCCAACGCCAGCGCCTGGCCATTGCCCGGGCACTGCTCAAGGACGCGCCGATCCTGATCCTGGATGAAGCCACCTCAGCCCTGGATACTGAGTCCGAGCGATACATCCAGCAGGCGCTTGAGGCTGTGATGCAAGGCCGTACGACCCTTGTTATCGCCCATAGACTGTCCACGGTTGAGAACGCGGACCAGATTATCGTAATGGACGATGGCAGGGTGGTCGAAGCGGGAACCCATGAGGAGCTCATCGTGAAGAAAGGCAATTATGCGCAGCTGCACAGCATGCAGTTCAGTGAGTAA
- a CDS encoding lipoprotein-releasing ABC transporter permease subunit: MFKPLPLMIGLRYTAAKRRNHFISFISLTSMVGLALGVAVLITVLSVMNGFDRELKQRILGMVPHAIIQSENPMTNWRAVRDRALEDPAVLGAAPYIQAQGMITGGGNVNGVLLNGILPEEEVTVSIIQDHIIRGSLRNLQAGEFGIIIGETLARSLRAELGDRVTVVMPEASLTPAGVLPRLKRFTVVGTFQVGAELDSNYAVVHLEDAAKLARTGEGVEGIRLKVDDLFKAPAVALRLARELPGRNYTNDWTRTHGNLFQAIQMEKTMIGLLLMFIVAVAAFNIVSMLVMVVTDKTADIAILRTMGATPGTIMATFIIQGGVIGIVGTLLGTGAGIALALNISAIIDWVEGVLGSQFLNADVYFISYLPSQLYWTDVAIICGSGMVMSLLATLYPAWRASRVQPAEALRYE, from the coding sequence ATGTTCAAACCTTTGCCCCTGATGATCGGGCTGCGGTATACGGCGGCCAAACGCCGTAACCATTTTATCTCCTTTATTTCGCTCACTTCCATGGTCGGCCTGGCTCTCGGGGTTGCCGTGTTAATTACCGTACTCTCTGTGATGAACGGCTTCGACCGCGAGCTGAAGCAGCGAATACTCGGCATGGTGCCCCACGCCATCATTCAGAGCGAAAACCCGATGACCAACTGGCGGGCTGTCCGAGACAGAGCACTGGAAGACCCGGCGGTGCTGGGCGCTGCGCCCTATATCCAGGCTCAGGGCATGATTACCGGCGGCGGTAATGTTAACGGTGTGCTGCTCAACGGCATTCTGCCTGAAGAGGAAGTAACGGTTTCCATTATCCAGGACCATATCATCCGCGGCTCACTCAGGAACCTGCAAGCCGGCGAATTCGGTATCATCATAGGCGAGACCCTGGCGCGTTCCCTGCGCGCGGAGCTGGGTGACCGCGTGACCGTGGTCATGCCCGAGGCATCGCTGACGCCTGCCGGCGTATTGCCGCGCCTTAAACGTTTCACCGTGGTGGGCACCTTCCAGGTCGGTGCGGAACTCGACTCAAACTACGCCGTTGTGCACCTGGAAGACGCTGCAAAGCTGGCGCGTACCGGCGAGGGCGTCGAAGGGATTCGGCTGAAGGTCGACGACCTCTTCAAGGCGCCAGCTGTGGCCTTGAGACTGGCCCGCGAACTGCCTGGCAGGAACTACACCAACGACTGGACCCGGACCCATGGAAACCTTTTCCAGGCGATACAGATGGAGAAAACCATGATCGGGTTGCTGCTTATGTTCATCGTAGCGGTCGCGGCGTTCAACATTGTTTCGATGCTGGTCATGGTGGTTACCGACAAAACGGCCGATATCGCTATTCTGCGGACGATGGGGGCGACCCCGGGTACCATAATGGCCACATTTATCATTCAGGGCGGGGTGATCGGCATTGTCGGCACACTGCTTGGCACCGGCGCGGGGATTGCACTTGCGCTGAATATCAGCGCGATTATTGACTGGGTGGAAGGGGTGCTGGGCAGTCAGTTCCTGAATGCAGATGTTTATTTCATCAGCTACCTGCCTTCGCAACTTTACTGGACCGACGTTGCCATAATCTGCGGGTCGGGCATGGTGATGAGCCTGCTGGCGACGCTCTACCCGGCCTGGCGCGCCTCACGGGTGCAACCGGCGGAGGCGCTTCGCTATGAATAA
- a CDS encoding MotA/TolQ/ExbB proton channel family protein has protein sequence MLELLRPGGFIMIPILACSILALAIVLERFWTLRLNRVAPTHVINEFWRWVKKKEVNSHRLRTLQESSPLGRILAAGLMNAKHGRDVMRDSIEQEASQVVHELERFLNPLGTIAQITPLLGLLGTVIGMIKVFAEIQFGGIGNTENLAGGISEALITTASGLTVAIPALIFHRYFMRRVDEMVVTMEQEAIKLVEVVHGDREIDIEGA, from the coding sequence GTGTTAGAGCTTCTTCGCCCAGGCGGTTTCATCATGATTCCGATACTGGCCTGTTCTATTCTGGCCCTCGCCATCGTGCTGGAAAGATTCTGGACATTACGCCTCAATCGGGTAGCTCCGACGCATGTCATCAATGAGTTCTGGCGCTGGGTCAAAAAGAAAGAAGTCAATTCGCATCGGCTTCGTACCTTGCAGGAGTCCTCTCCGCTCGGCCGCATCCTGGCCGCCGGCCTGATGAACGCCAAGCACGGCAGGGATGTCATGCGCGACAGTATCGAGCAGGAGGCCTCGCAGGTCGTGCATGAGCTTGAGCGCTTTCTCAATCCGCTCGGCACCATTGCCCAGATCACGCCGCTGCTCGGCCTGCTGGGTACAGTGATTGGCATGATCAAGGTATTTGCGGAAATCCAGTTTGGCGGAATAGGCAATACCGAAAATCTCGCCGGCGGCATTTCTGAAGCCCTGATCACTACGGCGTCCGGCCTGACTGTTGCGATTCCCGCCCTGATCTTCCACCGCTACTTCATGCGCCGTGTCGACGAGATGGTTGTGACCATGGAGCAGGAAGCTATCAAACTGGTCGAAGTGGTCCACGGCGACCGCGAAATCGATATCGAAGGAGCCTGA